A window of the Natronomonas salina genome harbors these coding sequences:
- a CDS encoding DUF5788 family protein: MQEYERKQLLERIDRESATLGVDIPERIDIQGETVELREFVFEIKRRETVPAGERERVEEAKKNLRRERLERKRRIEEGEISYEEGDREADAIVGIDRALEGLQNLGHEDIEAEAQRQEAMDTKRWMDFLKQALGRDEDGPQVRGR; the protein is encoded by the coding sequence GTGCAGGAGTACGAACGCAAACAGCTCCTCGAGCGCATCGACCGGGAGAGCGCGACGCTCGGCGTGGACATCCCCGAGCGCATCGACATCCAGGGCGAGACGGTCGAGCTCCGGGAGTTCGTCTTCGAGATCAAGCGCCGGGAGACGGTCCCGGCGGGCGAGCGAGAGCGGGTCGAGGAGGCCAAGAAGAACCTCCGTCGGGAGCGGCTGGAGCGCAAGCGCCGCATCGAGGAGGGGGAGATCTCCTACGAGGAGGGCGACCGGGAGGCCGACGCCATCGTCGGCATCGACCGGGCCCTGGAGGGCCTCCAGAACCTCGGCCACGAGGACATCGAGGCCGAGGCGCAGCGCCAGGAAGCGATGGACACGAAGCGCTGGATGGACTTCCTGAAGCAGGCGCTCGGCCGCGACGAGGACGGCCCGCAGGTCCGGGGGCGGTGA